A window from Citrus sinensis cultivar Valencia sweet orange chromosome 3, DVS_A1.0, whole genome shotgun sequence encodes these proteins:
- the LOC107178850 gene encoding uncharacterized protein LOC107178850, which produces MEQLYDQVGCNGGEGLCFMSDRQKGVLDALDKVFPLSLKRYCYRHIYTNFKNKFPRLLLKTLFWRACRSSSAVDFHFHMEELKKITPDGYEWLMKISIACWAKHLFPPHTKCSHITNNMIESFNNWINNYRGLPIVRKFEEIRRKIMPLIHKRHGTALGWNDELPPIMKIKVVQGRVEVRSMSIIFGHNETFKVVEDVTKINIVDLPKKNCDCGEWGIYGLPCKHALCFIDAKRYHVEDDVHPYMKKTAFIGTYKHQFRLVPDEKKWPLVLHNNLQPPTAIKSVGRPQTKRRKEEGESSTG; this is translated from the coding sequence ATGGAACAATTATATGACCAAGTAGGTTGTAATGGTGGTGAAGGGTTGTGCTTCATGAGTGATAGGCAAAAGGGTGTCCTCGATGCATTGGATAAGGTGTTTCCCCTGTCATTAAAGAGGTATTGCTACAGACACATCTATACAAACTTTAAGAACAAGTTTCCTAGATTGTTATTGAAAACACTGTTCTGGAGGGCTTGTAGGAGTTCTAGCGCTGTTGACTTTCATTTTCACAtggaagaattgaagaagatAACTCCCGATGGTTATGAATGGCTGATGAAAATTTCCATTGCATGTTGGGCAAAGCATTTATTTCCCCCACACACGAAATGCAGCCATATTACTAATAACATGATTGAATCTTTTAACAATTGGATTAACAACTACAGAGGTTTGCCAATTGTGAGGAAGTTTGAGGAGATACGAAGGAAAATCATGCCCTTAATTCACAAGAGGCATGGGACAGCCCTTGGATGGAATGATGAGCTTCCaccaattatgaaaataaaggtTGTTCAGGGAAGAGTAGAAGTAAGATCAATGTCTATCATTTTCGGGCATAATGAGACATTCAAGGTGGTTGAAGAtgtgacaaaaattaatattgttgatTTGCCGAAGAAGAATTGTGACTGTGGTGAGTGGGGAATCTATGGACTTCCTTGCAAACATGCCCTTTGTTTTATAGATGCAAAGAGATATCATGTTGAAGACGATGTGCATCCATATATGAAAAAGACAGCTTTTATTGGGACTTATAAACATCAGTTTAGACTAGTTCCAGATGAAAAAAAGTGGCCGCTTGTACTTCACAATAATTTGCAGCCACCAACAGCTATAAAATCAGTTGGTAGGCCTCAAACTAAAAGGAGGAAAGAGGAAGGTGAATCTTCAACAGGATAA